The Calypte anna isolate BGI_N300 chromosome 1, bCalAnn1_v1.p, whole genome shotgun sequence region TTGAATTGCACTAAgtatggaatcacagaatgtttagttGGTTTAATGAGCAGAGCTAACCATATCTCTTTAGAACAATGCTGTGCATGctgtttttatttagaaaaccATAGAAAAGTAATAGTGGAAGCAGGAATTTCTTGTATTCTCCAAGAAGATTGTCAGTATTAGTAATGATGaaaatctgtgtgtgttttttttatttcttataaggtttttttcctcttctacaGGTGACTTGCTGATAAGTGTTTGAACATTGTGCATGTCTAATTATGCAGTCTGCTAATGTGCTTCTGAAAAGAATCATAAGAAGTTCTGTCCTTCCATTTGCTGCACAACATGGGATGAACAAGGATTTGTTTCCACTAAGTAGAACTCTGAGTTTATCACTGTGCCTGAAGCAGGACAACTcagaaaaaatagatttagatGCGTGGAAGAAGGTAATGAAGTCTGGGTTGCAAGAAGAAGTCAGCGAAACAGTCTCTGAGCCTAAGGAACTTTCTGCTTTGGCTGCTGCCCGTGAGATTGTGGAGATGTGGAGACTAGCTGGCAGATCAGTTCCAGAAAATATGAGTGACGAACAGCTAAAAACCTTCATTGAATGTCCTTCCAAGTCGGccaaaaagaagtatttaaaatatttgcatctcAAAGAACTTTACAAGAAAAACGACAAGAgaaagatggaagagaaaagagaaaggaagctgGTAGCACAAGAGCAAGCGTCAGAAACCAGTAAGACCAAAAATACTTCATTCGTATGTTTGTGGGCCAGCTCAATGGACAGAGCATACAATTGGAGGGCTGCTCAGTCTATGGTGTTTGGCCAGCCCCTGGTATTTGACATGTCTTATGAAAATGATATGTCTGTCCGAGAAGTTGCAAACACAGTCAGACAGTTAGTGTTGAGTGAAAGCAGCAATCGAAGATCTGTGGATCCTTTCCACATCCACTTCTGTAACTTGAAAGATGACAGCCTGTATCATAAGGAATTTGTCAAGCATTATAGAGAGGCATGGGACAAATTGCTTGTCACGGTGACTGACCAGTGCTACACGCAAATCTTTCCAAAGGATAAGCTCATCTACCTAACTGCTGATTCTCCCAAAGTAATGAAAACATTTGATCATGATAAAGTCTACATTATTGGGTCAATGGTTGACAAGAGTATAAAAACAGGAGTGTCTTTAGCACGGGCAAAGCGACTGGGGCTGGAGACTGCTGCCCTTCCATTGGAGAAGTACTTGCTTTGGAATAGTGGTGCCAAAAATCTCACCCTGGATCAAATGATGCATATTTTGTTAACGTTGAAAGATACCGGAGACTGGAAGAAGGCTCTGGAATTTGTCCCGAAAAGGAAATACTGTGGCTTTGTTAGCAGACCTGTgcatgaactgaaaaaaaccttaaaccTGATCAACACACTTAAACTTGGAAAGACACAGCAAGAAGTGCAGAAGCAGTTTGCCAAGAACTACTCGAAGAAGCTAACGCAAAAATAGAGTGATAgggaagaaaattacttcttatAAGCAACTTGTGCCCTTGAATGCTCCAGTTTCTCACAACTTCTGGAACTGTGTTCAACtgtttatctttaaaaacaCCTTTGTTGGTCAAGTTTGAAAGACCTTtgttaaggattttttttaaattatcttagGATTTCAGCTGTTTGAATTTATTCACAGATCATTGTGtaagagaaatgagagaaatgtAAGAGAAATGAGATAATCTGTTCTTAAAAAATTGCTCTGTACAAAGAATAGAAATCTGTTCAGTTGAGTTGTATTGCAACAAGGGTGAATGACTGAATGAAAGGTTTCTCTTCAGAGAATAGTGCCTTGGGTTTGCAGGTGAAGGCCATCCAGTCTTCTAAAAAGTTAGCTGAGACCTTTCCCCCTTActtcctgggtcctcttttgGTGTGTAGATGAACTGACTTTTAATAGCTGAGCTAAAAACAAGTGGTTTGAACCATTTATGAGTTTGGGGAGTTGGCGTGCTTCCTGGGTGTTCTATCTGGCACAAATCAGAGGTTTCTCACACCTCTTTCAAAGGTATAGTAAACATTTTCTTGACCCCACCACAAAAAATACCTTGTGTACTTTTGTGTCAGGCATTTATCCTAGAATTGCCTGTGTTTTCAGTCCATGTAATGTAGATCTCTCAAAATGCTGGAACTTTGAGGTGATACAGATATATGTTAGTAAATGCTTCCATGTAATATTTCTGAGAGCTGATAATGCATTGATCACTCTCTGTGCTAAGCCTGTGctcaggctgcagagccacaaCAATCTGGGTGACTACCCCAGCCCTTTTTCAGTGTCAGTGATGGCAGAAGGTGGGGTTCTGTATGAATTAAAAAACTCTGGGAATGTAATTTTGAAGAGCAAGCTTCAAACATACATGGGGTTAGTGATGATCTGTTCCCTGGTGCAAGgaccacaacaaccccatgcagcgctacaggctgggcacagagtggctggagagcagccaggcagaaagggaccttgaagtttggattgacaggaagctgaacatgagccagcagtgtgcccaggtggccaagaaggccaagggcatcctggcctgtatcaggaacagcatggccagcaggtccagggaagggattctgcccctgtactcagcgctggtgaggccacacctcgagtactgtgtccagttctgggcccctcagttcaggaaggatatcgaggtcctggagcaggtccaaagaagggcaaccaggctggtgaaaggactcgagcacagaccctatgaggagaggctgagggagctggggctgttcagcctggagaagaggaggctcagggcagacctcatcactctctacaactccctgaaaggaggttgtagccagggggatGTTGGTCTCTTGCCAGATGAATTTCAACAAGagaagagggcatggtcttaagttgtgccaggggaggtttaggttggacattagaaagaatttctttatggagagggtgatcaggcattggaatgggctgcccagggaagtagtggattctccgtccctggagatatttaaaaagagactggatgtggcactcagtgccatggtctggtaaccgcaacggtggatcaagggttggactcgatgatctctgaggtcccttccaacccagccgattctgtgattctatgatgggTTAGTAGGGGGAGGATGTGCTGGGGCCGGGTGAGTGTGGGGCTGCCTGGCCCGAACAGTCCCACATTTTCCTcaggaaagggaggggaggaggaagagatgaggcggatctgctggctgctggggtgTGCCTGCTATTGCTGGCTGTTTCGCCATGAAAAGGCCTCTTCTGAACTGTGAGTTGGTTTCCTCTGATGCGTTGAGGAGAAAATGGCTTCTTGGCCCAGGAGTTTTTCACTCCGCGGGTCCGGGGGAGGATGGAAAGGGAGGGGGGTGGCAGGTGTCAGCCCTGCTGTGCTTGGGCCCACTTCTTCCTCCATACAGCAGTGATGGGGGGTTCTGCGTGTGACGTCAGAAGGGAGGGGAGGTAAAGAGTGACGTCAAGACTCCAACCCCGCCCCGCGCGATGTAAACGGCTGCCGCGTGCCCCGCACTGCTCGCGCCCGGGCCTACCCGCCGGAAACGCCTCAGGGCGGCGTCACCCGAAGCTTTCCCGCCTTTCCTGCCGGTTCCCTGAGCGAAGCTTCCGGGGCTCGTCACGCCCTCTGCGCCACGGGAGGCGGAGCCGGCCCGGCCGCTCTATCCCCCGCCCGCTCTTTCTCTATGGTGGAAGGAGGGCCGAGGGGCAGTGGAGCCGCGGTGGGGCCGTGCGCATGCGCGGCGCGGGAGGTGGAGGCGGGGGAAAATGGCGGACGGCAGAGCTGAGGGGGAGAAGGCGAAGCGGCCGCAGCTCGGAGGAGGTGAACACGTAGCGCCTCTCGCCGCGTAGTTACGGGGTGGGCAGGGGGCCTAGGCCGGTCCCTCAGGGATGGGGGGGTCCCGGGGTGCCGTCCCCGGCCGGGCGGGCCTGAGCCCGGCGGTGCGGTGCCCGGCCCTGCAGGGAAAGGGGGCGGCCCGGGCCTGAGGGGGCTGCGCTGGAGGAGAGGCCGAGGTCTGGGCCCGCTGTCCTCAGGCGTGAGGGTTAGCCTCAGCCTTACaggaggctttttaaaaatctaccaGCTTCTCCTTGTACACGTAATTGCgttgtttctctctctcttaaaaATATACGGAATAGTTTTTGCCGTGGAGTGAGAGAAATTTCTCCGTTGCTGGCAAGGATGAAGAAAACACCATAAAGATTAGGTTTTAACAGCGCTGGTACTTTTTCAAGAATCTGCTGTTTTAAGcatcctggggtttttttgcttggcaACAATCCAcaagttttctgtttgcttttatattatTCATGTTATGACTTAGACATTCCTGTCGTCTTCCCTGCTACTTATGAGTTCACctaaattttttaatattttttctttcttcccctgaTTTGAAATAGATAAGAAAGCGTCCCTTCAAAGATAAGGCTTccctttcctgtattttttgattgtttgtttgaaGTATATCTGTAGGCAGAgggcattttatttttgcttttatctgtTGAAAGATGAAATTAAGTTTATAAACCAATTAGGATAGCCTTAACAGCAAATGTTATTTCTGATAATCACTTAAATAGGAATAGTAGTACCTGATTATAGGTAGTTCCTTGACTCCTGAGtccctgttgggttttttcggttttgttttttggtgggttggctgttggggtttttgttttcttgtttgtttgtttttaaatattagtaTTACTGTAACTGGACAGCATCAGTATGTCAGATATCCCTACCATGCTGTGTGCTACTTAGTGCACTGAAACATGATCTTAACAAGTTAGGGTATGTTGACCCGCAGGAAAGATGGGTACTCCCTGATGATTTTTGAGAGCAATTTAATCTTCAGCTTTTGCTAAGATCAGTGGGCTTCACCTTAACTTAGTTGTGACTGGTCTCTTCTCACCACTGCCACCAATGGTCGTACTCTCATGAGGGAGAGGTCCTAAAACGCTGTAAATCAGCACTGTCAGTCTTGTCACTTAGGCCACTTGGATAGTAGAGGTTGTCTACGTAGCTTGTTGATACTAATGAGAAAAAATCATCTGTGGGAGAGCTTTTTATTACTATGATCCATCTATGGCTCCCGTTTAGCAAGTAAGCTTATTTCTTCCAGCAGTCTacagttagaatcatagaatcatagaattggctgggttggaagggacctcagagatcatcgagtccaacccttgatccaccgttgcggttgctagaccatggcactgagtgccacatccagtctctttttaaatatctccagttCTTCCTACGTGTAGCCTGGAAGAAGTAACATTCAGAATGCATTAATGTAGGAGCTAATTTTGAGAAAGAAGCCATTGAACATACTGATGGGAAATCAGATGGGGATAGATTGTGTTTGGCTTCATCTTGTGCTTAGCAGTATGCTAAAATTTACAGTCAAAGAAGCAATCTGTGGTGTAATTAGGTTCAAGCTAGCATAGGCTTAGGGACCTGGGCTGGGCTAGTGTGTCCTGAGTTTTGGGCTACTGtggattttgtattttatgaaaaagaaaacacatagGCCCATGGCTCCAACACTGTAGAGGCCAGTGCCTCGATGCCTCTGCCTACCCTCAGTTCACTTCACAGTTTATAGTGTACCTAGACTGGAGTTGTAACTGAATATTCTGCTAAATGTGATTTCATGGATTAGCTGTAAAGAGCTTCTCATAGCCTTACTGACTGCTGTTTGGAAAACTCTGCTAAGACAGCAACCAGTACCCAAGGTCACTTGTGTAAATTTtgcttgtttctcttttctcctttttttgtcacttttatATCTATACTTTCTGGATCAAATTTCTAGTGGTGCAGATTAGTACCATTTTTAACAGAGTGAAACTGATTAAAGCTGTTGTCTTCtagtttttttgggtttttttctgtgtgtgataTGCCATGTTTCCAAAGATGAACACTAAATCTGTTTTTGTGCCAGTCATTTTGGAACTCAGTAGCTGGAAGTGTGGAGTGCAAGGGCTccattctgctgcttctgattttGGAAATGCATATAGATGGTGTGCctcatttttcttacttttgatgttgttgcttttttttctcagagctaCAGTCCTGTTGACTCCCCTTTCAGACTAGCTTATCTCCCATTGTTCTATCTTAATAGCTTTTTGCTGTTAAAGAGCAGTGCAAAGAGCTTTATTCCTTGATGATCTGAATTTGTTGTGCACGAAGGGTCCTGTCCTCCACTTAATATAATGAGGAACCAGCGCTACTCCAGTTTTTCTTAAACTGATAGTATGAGCACTTTTCCTGTCCATTCCCCAGAGTctggtgtggatttttttttttcttttcttttttgatacTGCAGTGATTTGCTcattgcagcagcagaaaaatgttgggggtttttttggttgtgtttttttttttttgctgaagcaTTTACTGTGCTCAGCATGAGCTTTCCAAGGACACGTTTGTCTCTTGGTATAGATGAAGAAGCTGAGTGTATAAGAATGAAAATGATAtttgagtgtttttttttctctctgtagatCTTTGTTCAGCTGCTATGTTTTCCATTACTtcatacaaaaccagaaaagatgaaatttatatatatgtttttctAGTGTTCATTCCTTCCTCAAGCAGAGCTTGGCAAATTTATTACAGATGAGATGCGGACAAGCAGTGACTTGAAACATGATTGAGACAGCCGGCCTCACTGTAGTCACTTCCATGATTGTAGAGTTGTGCCAGACAAGCCTAGAGACTGGCATGGACATGTTTTTGTAGAAATTTAGTGGAATTAATTTTAACTTAGATTCTATCTACTCTAGATTTGGAATTGTGATTCCAGTTGTGAAAGCTTATCTATGACAACTTAAACCCTAAAAAGATTTAGTGATCTACATTTAATTTACTACCTGAACTTTGTCTTCCATACTAAGTAAAGAGATGATGCTTCAAGATTGTTTTCCTGGCTCATACACAAGAAGTTCTTTACCAAGTAGTGGAgtgctttcagtttcttctcctctttgtgttttgctgttcaCTAAATGTACATTGGTGGAAACTGCTGTCGCTAAAAACACCTTACCTATTGCACCCAAAGTATAATGCTTTTTGAGGTTGCTGCTCCCATCAATCTGCTCAGTAAAAATAGCTCATCTTGGTAAGTTGTTTCGACTTCACCAGGacctgaagaagaggcagaaaaaccTGTGAAAACTAAGACTGTTTCTTCCAGTAATGGAGGAGAAAGTTCGAGTCGCAGCGCAGAGAAACGGGCAGCTAATGAAGAAGCTGAAGACTTCACCACTAAGCCTGCTCCTGCCAAAATGTCCAAGTTTGGATTTTCCATAGGCAGTCAGACAGCAAAGAAGGCATCTGCAATATCCATCAAACTAGGAGCAAACGTAAGTTTTCTgagggctttttattttatgaaaagtgaggcaaaggggaaggaagaagcacCTTGGGGAGGCGTAGTTGTGAAAGAGGAGCCTTGAATCAAATGTCGGTAACTTTGATAAAGTTTAAGAATGCATTGCGGGGCAAGCCAGTCATTCATGTGTAAGTACTTCAAGGTGATTAATACTAGGTCAGTTGTCTCAGGAAGCATAAGATTTGACTGAAATGAACTGTAGCTCTGTGAACATACAGAATAATCTTGTAATGAGATTTGATAAGTCTGGAATAATTTCCTGAGGGAAATGAGCAGACTTGTTAACTGTTCAGGCTACTTTGAAATGAGCGCTGGGAGCTTCATCGCATAGGATGCCTAACGCTACAGAAAAGCTAGTAGTCTCCTAGATGGCTTAATAGGTCATCTTCCACTCCAAAGATCTTATTTTAGCATGGAGAACTCTAGTTTATTATTCAATGACTTTGCCTATTCCTTGCAAGGTCAATGTGATTCATTTATACTATATGCTTTGCTATGCAGGGCCCTAAGAATTCTGTTCCCTTCTATTATCCAGTACAAGATATCCTTGGGCTTGCTCAGATGTGAATTTGATACTTCTCTCTTTACTACCAAAGTAGTCCTCTACTAGCTTGGGCAAGGACAAGCCATATGCTGCCTTTCTATGTAAAGTTCATTTACACCTCCCATATATCACTGTGATGGATGCACTATAAATCCTTGTCTGGATTAAATTTAAACTGTAATCATGAAAGGTTTGCACCTGCAGTGCCAGCATTTTACAGACCTGCAAAAGATGAAGAGTGCTCTGTTATTTTGAGATGGGAGCAAGATGTGGGCTGGCAGTGTTCTAGGATATAAATGCAATCAG contains the following coding sequences:
- the TRMT10C gene encoding tRNA methyltransferase 10 homolog C, whose product is MQSANVLLKRIIRSSVLPFAAQHGMNKDLFPLSRTLSLSLCLKQDNSEKIDLDAWKKVMKSGLQEEVSETVSEPKELSALAAAREIVEMWRLAGRSVPENMSDEQLKTFIECPSKSAKKKYLKYLHLKELYKKNDKRKMEEKRERKLVAQEQASETSKTKNTSFVCLWASSMDRAYNWRAAQSMVFGQPLVFDMSYENDMSVREVANTVRQLVLSESSNRRSVDPFHIHFCNLKDDSLYHKEFVKHYREAWDKLLVTVTDQCYTQIFPKDKLIYLTADSPKVMKTFDHDKVYIIGSMVDKSIKTGVSLARAKRLGLETAALPLEKYLLWNSGAKNLTLDQMMHILLTLKDTGDWKKALEFVPKRKYCGFVSRPVHELKKTLNLINTLKLGKTQQEVQKQFAKNYSKKLTQK
- the PCNP gene encoding PEST proteolytic signal-containing nuclear protein isoform X1, encoding MADGRAEGEKAKRPQLGGGPEEEAEKPVKTKTVSSSNGGESSSRSAEKRAANEEAEDFTTKPAPAKMSKFGFSIGSQTAKKASAISIKLGANKPKEPVPTLAPKTLSVAAAFNEDEDSEPEEMPPEAKMRMKNIGRDTPTSAGPNSFNKGKHGFSDNQKLWERNIKSHLGNVHDQENN